AGGACTGTCTCAAGCTTTCGCGTAAAATGACTGTTGCCCGCATGCTGGAGCGTGATGATTTTGCGAAACGCTACGCGGCTCAGGCGCCCATTTCGATTATCGAGTTTTTGTACCCACTTATTCAGGGCTACGATTCACTCGTGCTCAACGCGGATGTTGAGATTGGTGGTACGGACCAACTTTTCAATATGCTCGTCGGCCGGGCACTGCAGAAGGATGCTGGCAAGCAAGAGCAGGCCGTCATCACCATGCCGCTTCTGGTCGGTCTTGATGGCACCAAGAAAATGTCAAAGAGTGCGGATAACTACATCGCGTTCACCGATAGTCCTAAAGAGATGTTTGGTAAAATCATGTCGATCCCAGATGATACGATGTGGGATTACTATCGGTTATTACTGGAATTGCCTGAGGATAAGATTGAGAAGCTCAAGACTGGCCACCCCATGGAGGCTAAAAAACATCTGGCTTCTTCGCTGGTGGGGCAGTTTCACTCCATGCAGGCAGGTAAGCATGAGCTAGAGCAATTCGAGCAAGTCTTCTCAAAGAACAAGCTGCCAGATGATATGCCCACTTTTACTTGGAGCGATTTGCTGGGCGATGCTGCCAGCGCACCGCTCTTTGAAGTGATGGCACAATCAGAGCTGTTTGAGAGTAAGGGCGCGATTCGTCGCCTCGTGAAGCAGGGCGGTGTTAAAATTGATGGCGAAAAACAAGATGACCCGAATCGCGAAGTGACTCCGCCCAGCGGCGAGCAAATTTTCCAAGCAGGCAAGCGTGTCTTTTTCAAGCTCGTAGGCTAAGCGCGGCAAAGATGTGCTTCGCTTGCGGTAATCATTTGACTTTCAAATGCTTTCATAGAAAAAGGGTTTATTCTCTGATCAGTCAGCGCAGCGCTATTTAACATCCATCTTATTGTGTTCGGATTCCTCTCCAACGACATCGGCATCGACCTTGGCACCGCCAATACGCTAGTATTTGCAAAAGAAAAAGGCATCGTCCTGCGCGAACCCAGCGTGGTGGCTATCTACTCGTCGACTAAGAAGGTATGCGCCGTCGGTGCCGAGGCGAAAAAAATGCTCGGTCGCACTCCGGGGAATATTACTGCGATCCGTCCCATGAAGGACGGGGTGATCGCCGATTTTGAAATTACTGAGGCGATGCTCCGGTATTTCATCAATAAGGTGAATAAGAAAAAGACTTTTGTGGCGCCACGCATTGTAGTGGCGGTCCCTTCGGGAATCACCGAAGTTGAGCGTCGTGCGGTCAAAGACTCTGCGATCCGTGCCGGCGCTCGCGATGTCGTGCTACTCGAAGAGCCGATGGCCGCAGCCATCGGCGTCGGACTGCCGATCGATGAGCCCGCAGCCAACATGATTGTTGATATCGGCGGGGGGACTACGGAAGTGGCGATTATCTCACTCGCTGGTGTGGTTTATACGAAGAGTATCCGTGTGGGGGGCGATGAGATCGACAGTGCGATTGTCAACTACATGAAGCGTGCTTACAATTTGATGATTGGGGAGCGGACCGCAGAAGAGATCAAGATCAAGGTCGGATCCGCTTTTCCACTGGAAGAGGAAATTTCGATGGAAGTGCGCGGTCGTGACTCCGTGGCTGGTCTGCCTAAGACGATTACCATCACTTCTCAGGAGATTCGGGATGCACTTTCGGATACGATTGCCGCGATTGTCGACCTCGTGCGAAATGCTTTGGAGCGCTGCCCCCCTGAACTTTCAGCGGACTTGGTCGATCGCGGGTTTTTCCTGGCTGGAGGCGGTGCCATGATTAAGGGACTCGACCAGCAACTCAGTGATGCGACGGGCTTGCCCGTAATCATTGCCGAAGATCCACTCAGTGCCGTTGCCAACGGGACTGGCTTGGTCCTGCACGAACTGGCCTTTCTTTTGAAAGACCTCACGGGAACCCCCAAAAGCTAGCGCTGCGCCGTGGCGAATCACCGCCTCGATAAAATTAAGCCGTTAGTCGCCTTGGGCGCCTTTCTAGTTGCTTGGTGGATTGTGCCGACCGCGATCAAATCCTTCCTTCGGGTGAGCTTTTCTGAATTTCAAGCGCCCGCGTGGGTCGCGACATCCTACCTCGACGATCTAGAAGGTTTTTGGGCGCGCCGTAGTCACTCTAAAGTAGAGCTGATCGAAGCGGGGCGGGAAGTGGCACGGGCCAAATCGCTCTATCAATTTAATGCGCAGCGTAATGAGACTCTGGAGAATGAGATTCAACGCCTCGAATCGATTCTAAACCTTCCCAGCCGGCGTGAGTTTCGTTATGAAGTCGCTCGTGTGATTCGTCGTGATCTAAATGCGTGGTGGCAGCAAATTGTCATTCGCAAGGGCGAGGACTATAAAATTCCAGTGGGTGCCGCAGTCGTCTTTTATGGCGGCGTGGTCGGGCGCGTGGTGGAGGTCAACGCATTTACCAGTCGTATCGAATTAATCAGTAGTCCCAATTTCCGCATGGCGGCTAATTTCGAAGGAGATGAGCGACCTGTTGTTTATCAAGGTCTCGCTCAAGGCGGCTTCGGTGAGCCGAAGGGAGTTGTGCGTGATGCGCCGCAAGACATGGTTGCCAGCACTCAAGCGCCGCTCAAGCTCGTCTCCACGCGATTAGGAGGCACCTTTCCTCCCGGTTTAATGATTGGGCGTGTGAACTGGTTACAACCTGGTAGCACTGGTATCTTTCAGACTGGCACCGTGGAGCTCAATTCTGACTTGCTCAGCTTGCACGAGGTGGCGGTTTTGATTCCGCTTTATCCGATTGACCTTGATTCCGATGCTCCTTGACCCACGTGCCATACTCATGTTTGGAGCCAATGCGCTGCTGCTCTACTTGACTTTGCTGGTGAACTCAGCGCTGACGAGTGGGTCTATTTACCTCATGCTCTTAGGGCCAATGCTGGTATTCCCCGCTCTTTACTTGCGGCATCAGTCGTATTTCATCTGCACCTTTTTTACTGGGTTATGGGTGGATGCCGCACTGCCAGCGAGCTTCGGCCTGTTCACCATCGGTTTCCTTTTTGCCGGTGCCTTTGTTTTTCAAATGCGTATTCGTTTTCGCGCCGAGCACAACTACCATCCGATTATGCTGGCGCATGGTTTGAACTTTTTTTGCATTCTACTTGTCACATTTTGGATGGGCTATGCCTATTTTTCCAGTCCTGGCTTTTGGTTGCAGGTCATTGTGACCAGTCTTGCGTCGCATTTGGTGCTCTTATTTGTGGCTCCGTGGTTTTTTGATTTTGAGCGTATGCTATTTGCGCTCTTTCGCTTCGATACTGAACCAGAGGATTTCCCGATCCTATGAGCGGCTACGACTTTCATCGCGGTGAGAACCCTCGTATTCTCTTTTTCTTCTGGATCGTGATGGCGGCTGGTATCACCCTGCTGGTAGGCTTGGGATGGCGGCAGTTGATTGCCTACCAAAAGTATGAGGAAATCGAGAGGCGCCAAACGGAGCGGCGTATTTTCAAGCCAGGCCCACGCGGTGATATCTATGATCGCAAAGGCAACCTTCTGGTCGGCAACCGACCGCAATACTCCGCAGTCGTTTATCTCGATGACCTGCGGCGTGAATTTCGCAGTGAGTATTCGCAAATTATTCGTGCCGAACGCGAGAAACTGAGGCAGGCCTATGAGCAGACGCCCGAATCCGAGCGTGAAGATTCACAGCTGACGCCAAATTATAATGATCTGCAATGGATCGCTCGCCAAAACGTGATTCAGCGCTACATCGATCAGATCAATCGAATCACCGGACGAGACGACAGCTTGTCCATGCGTAAGATAATTCGCCATTTTAATGAGCAACTCCTACTACCCTTGCCCTTAGTCGAAGACCTCAATGCGGATCAATATGCCCGCCTGATTGAGCAAGTGCCTGTGAAGTCAGCCATCCAGATACATACCGATACCGCACGCTATTATCCCTACGGAGTCGCCGCAGCGCATACACTCGGCTACGTGCAAAATGTGAATCCAGACCCTGATGAAATTCCCGATGATGGGATTAAGACTTTTACCTTTAAAACCAAGCGCGGGAAAACCGGCCTCGAACGACATTTTAACGATTTGTTATCTGGCGAGACGGGCACTGAGATTTGGCGTGTCGATCCCCTCGGATTTCAAGATTCCATGCTAGAGATGAAGACGCCCAAGCAGGGGCAGGACTTGATCACTAGCATCGACATCGACTTGCAGTTGGCAGCTGAAACCGCGCTCGGCGAGCGCACGGGCGCAGCAGTTGCGTTAGACATACATTCCGGCGAGGTACTGGCCATTGCCAGTCATCCCAGTTATGACCTCAATGACCTCAGCCCCTTTATTCCACGCAACACATTCGACGAGATCAACGAGCGTGGTGCTTGGCTTAATCGCGCCGTCCAGCTGTCTTACCCTCCAGGATCCACGTTCAAACTCATCACCTCGATCGCTGGTATGCGGCATGGCTCGATGACGCCTGAGACGGAACATGACTGCCAAGGACTCTATCGTTTAGGCAATCGCATCTTTCGTTGTAATGCCCGCTACGGCCACGGAATTGTTGATCTAGCCGCCTCGATTGAAGCGAGTTGCAACGTGTTTTATTATGCCGAAGGGCTGGAGATGGGAATCGATGTATTAAGTGCCGAGGCCAAACGCTTCGGTCTGGATCAAAAGACCGGCATTCAGATTCCCTTTGAAACCAGTCGTTTGGTAGTGCCAAGTAAAGAGTGGAAGCGTGAGCAGATCGGTTCCGGTTGGGTGCCAGGAGATACAGCCAACACCGCGATCGGCCAAGGCTTCTTGCTCGTTACCCCCTTACAGATGGCGACAGTGATTGCATCCATTGCGCGCAATGAAACGCGCACTCAGCCCACTTTACGCGCATTGACCAATGAGGAGGTCCAGCGAGTCGAACACGGAGGCGAAGCAATTGGCTTAACGCAAAAGCAGCATGATGCACTTTGGGAGGGGATGGAGCGTGTCGTTGGTCAAGACGGCACTGGTCGCTTAGTGCAGATCGATGGTTTGCGCATTGCCGGTAAGACCGGCACCGCGGATTTTCGTGCTCACGGCAAAGGCGTCAATTTAGCATGGTTTGTAGGTTTTGCCCCGGTAGAGAATCCGCAGATCGCCGTCGCCGTCATGGTCGAAGGTACCAATGCCAGTGAACGCTACCACGGAGGTTCCACCGCTGGTCCCGTAGCCAAAGACATCTTATTAGAATTTATCGAGCAGTATCCCGAGCGCGCAGGTTTTTCAGCCGCAAGATAGCCATAATTCTACATTGTTAAACTTTAAGCTTGTACTTTTTCGCCTGCTAGGATTGCCTGGTGCTCTCGCTTAAAAATATGAATCTACGCGTTCGCGATTCCGGGTAATCGGATCGCGAAATAAAAAAATATGACGTTACAGGCCTTCGCTCTATAGCGCGCGACTTTATGGAGTTTTGCGACGACTATTCGAGTTACTTTATCTCTCAGGGGCGCAATCGCACTTTACACGCACGCCAGTATCTAAGTGGCCTACTAGGAGATATTCGGCGTAAAAACATTGAGCGCATCGGTGAGAAAATCGATCAAGTCGATTATCAATCGGTGCACAACTTCGTTAGCGAATCGAACTGGAACCACCGAGCCTTGGTCGATCAAGTGGCTCGCGATGCAAATGCATTACTGGGCGGCAACTCAGAGAGTATGCTGTTGCTCGATGAGACTTCCTTCCTGAAGAAGGGCACTCGTAGTGTAGGCGTGGCGAGGCAGTATTGTGGATGCTCGGGTAAAATTGAGAACGGTCAGGTTAGCGTCTTGGGAGTTCTGGGCTGCCAGCGCGATGCGACCATCATCGACTACTGGCTATATCTTCCGGAGGCTTGGACGCAGGACTGTGAGCGCATGGATCGCGCTCATGTTCCTGCAGATAAGCGCACGTTTAAAACGAAACCGGAACTAGCTTGGGAGATTATCGAGAATGCGATCAATCAAGGACTTGAGTTCAACTGGGTCGGCATGGACAGTCTCTATGGCAGCAACAGCAAATTGCTAGCAAAGCTTGAAGAGCAAGGGCTACGTTACGTTGCCGACGTTCGCAGCAACCAGAAGTTCTATGTTCGCGATGTCAGTGGAGCGCTGGTGTATCAACGCGTGGATCGGCTTTGGATCGAGCGAGGTGGCGAGCAAGCCGAACATGTTCACTTCCGCAATGCAACCAAAGGCCCCCTTCACGCATAGGTGCTGCGCATAGCGCTTTACGATCATGACGGATGCCAGAATCAGCGCTGTTTGGTCATCAGCTGCGATGGAACCGGAGCGATCAAATATAGCCTGACCAATGATCAGGCCAGTGCCGTGCAACTATGCTATCGCCAACATCAGCGCTACTGGATCGAGCGAGCCATACAAGAAGCTAAGAGTGAAGTCGGAATGGCGCAGTATCAGGTGCGCGGCTGGCAAGGATGGCACCAAAACATGGCCATGGTCACTATGGCCATGCTCTTCGTTACGCAGCAAAAGCTCATCAATCGAGACTGCGCCCCATTGTTGAGCACACATGATGTGATCGAACTGCTCAGCTTTTACCTGCCTTCCAAGCAACGCTCAGAAAAGGAGATCTTCCACCAACTCCTACAAAGACACACACCTGTGCCGAGGCAATGTCCGAAAAGGCACAGGAGATGCATCAACGATTGACGCTGATGCTCGAAGGGATGAAGGCGCATTTAAATTAATAACCAGGCTATAAGAAATGAGTTGACTTCGTCGAGAATGTCGATGTTGTTGGGGAGTATGAAGGT
The nucleotide sequence above comes from Coraliomargarita algicola. Encoded proteins:
- the mrdA gene encoding penicillin-binding protein 2; the encoded protein is MSGYDFHRGENPRILFFFWIVMAAGITLLVGLGWRQLIAYQKYEEIERRQTERRIFKPGPRGDIYDRKGNLLVGNRPQYSAVVYLDDLRREFRSEYSQIIRAEREKLRQAYEQTPESEREDSQLTPNYNDLQWIARQNVIQRYIDQINRITGRDDSLSMRKIIRHFNEQLLLPLPLVEDLNADQYARLIEQVPVKSAIQIHTDTARYYPYGVAAAHTLGYVQNVNPDPDEIPDDGIKTFTFKTKRGKTGLERHFNDLLSGETGTEIWRVDPLGFQDSMLEMKTPKQGQDLITSIDIDLQLAAETALGERTGAAVALDIHSGEVLAIASHPSYDLNDLSPFIPRNTFDEINERGAWLNRAVQLSYPPGSTFKLITSIAGMRHGSMTPETEHDCQGLYRLGNRIFRCNARYGHGIVDLAASIEASCNVFYYAEGLEMGIDVLSAEAKRFGLDQKTGIQIPFETSRLVVPSKEWKREQIGSGWVPGDTANTAIGQGFLLVTPLQMATVIASIARNETRTQPTLRALTNEEVQRVEHGGEAIGLTQKQHDALWEGMERVVGQDGTGRLVQIDGLRIAGKTGTADFRAHGKGVNLAWFVGFAPVENPQIAVAVMVEGTNASERYHGGSTAGPVAKDILLEFIEQYPERAGFSAAR
- a CDS encoding rod shape-determining protein, with amino-acid sequence MFGFLSNDIGIDLGTANTLVFAKEKGIVLREPSVVAIYSSTKKVCAVGAEAKKMLGRTPGNITAIRPMKDGVIADFEITEAMLRYFINKVNKKKTFVAPRIVVAVPSGITEVERRAVKDSAIRAGARDVVLLEEPMAAAIGVGLPIDEPAANMIVDIGGGTTEVAIISLAGVVYTKSIRVGGDEIDSAIVNYMKRAYNLMIGERTAEEIKIKVGSAFPLEEEISMEVRGRDSVAGLPKTITITSQEIRDALSDTIAAIVDLVRNALERCPPELSADLVDRGFFLAGGGAMIKGLDQQLSDATGLPVIIAEDPLSAVANGTGLVLHELAFLLKDLTGTPKS
- a CDS encoding IS701 family transposase; translation: MEFCDDYSSYFISQGRNRTLHARQYLSGLLGDIRRKNIERIGEKIDQVDYQSVHNFVSESNWNHRALVDQVARDANALLGGNSESMLLLDETSFLKKGTRSVGVARQYCGCSGKIENGQVSVLGVLGCQRDATIIDYWLYLPEAWTQDCERMDRAHVPADKRTFKTKPELAWEIIENAINQGLEFNWVGMDSLYGSNSKLLAKLEEQGLRYVADVRSNQKFYVRDVSGALVYQRVDRLWIERGGEQAEHVHFRNATKGPLHA
- the mreC gene encoding rod shape-determining protein MreC, translating into MANHRLDKIKPLVALGAFLVAWWIVPTAIKSFLRVSFSEFQAPAWVATSYLDDLEGFWARRSHSKVELIEAGREVARAKSLYQFNAQRNETLENEIQRLESILNLPSRREFRYEVARVIRRDLNAWWQQIVIRKGEDYKIPVGAAVVFYGGVVGRVVEVNAFTSRIELISSPNFRMAANFEGDERPVVYQGLAQGGFGEPKGVVRDAPQDMVASTQAPLKLVSTRLGGTFPPGLMIGRVNWLQPGSTGIFQTGTVELNSDLLSLHEVAVLIPLYPIDLDSDAP
- the tyrS gene encoding tyrosine--tRNA ligase, whose translation is MSLIDIIRSNTETVIGETELEDRLHGSKPLRVKLGVDPTRPDLTFGHLVVFNKLRQFQDLGHEALLIIGDFTTLIGDPSGRSNTRPVLTKDEIVENAQTYLDQAFKILDKEKTTVFYNSEWFDDMSFEDCLKLSRKMTVARMLERDDFAKRYAAQAPISIIEFLYPLIQGYDSLVLNADVEIGGTDQLFNMLVGRALQKDAGKQEQAVITMPLLVGLDGTKKMSKSADNYIAFTDSPKEMFGKIMSIPDDTMWDYYRLLLELPEDKIEKLKTGHPMEAKKHLASSLVGQFHSMQAGKHELEQFEQVFSKNKLPDDMPTFTWSDLLGDAASAPLFEVMAQSELFESKGAIRRLVKQGGVKIDGEKQDDPNREVTPPSGEQIFQAGKRVFFKLVG